The window GGCGGCCACCCAGAAGTACGCGTACGTCTCCATGTCGACGAGGCCCGCACCCAGCGATCGGATGAGCTTCACGGTCTCGGCATCGTCCACGAAGGAGTCGCCGGTCGCGATGACGACACCCTCACGGTCGTGGCCGACCCGCGCCGGAAGCGACAGGTGCTGACCGACGACGCCGTCGGGGTCCGTCACATCGTGCTGGATGGCGCCGGCGATCTCGTGCAGATCCCCCTGCAGCAGCGGATCGATGCAGCCGGCGGTGCCGACCACGACGATCTCTTCGTAGTCGCCGGCGCTGAGCGCGCGCGTGAGGTTCACGGCGGCGGGCAGCTTGCCGGGGCCGGT is drawn from Microbacterium binotii and contains these coding sequences:
- a CDS encoding nucleoside phosphorylase, with the protein product MRLLVAALESEVVAFPAELDGFDRLITGPGKLPAAVNLTRALSAGDYEEIVVVGTAGCIDPLLQGDLHEIAGAIQHDVTDPDGVVGQHLSLPARVGHDREGVVIATGDSFVDDAETVKLIRSLGAGLVDMETYAYFWVAAEFGVPIRVLKAVSDNAQDDAMTDWDAAVTACSHILRERIRADYGV